In Miscanthus floridulus cultivar M001 chromosome 5, ASM1932011v1, whole genome shotgun sequence, one genomic interval encodes:
- the LOC136452771 gene encoding uncharacterized protein → MHALPSDGVRPRRDSGHIGHPSLRRGGTCLSRYFSTPSASTAEKEKEASPFSPLPLPHRRRPRRAAPAIPRTETPKPKTHHRLPMENGDETLASPTAAEKAALNGGVADEEQVPITHPAKSYAAVAAENPAPNGGVAKEEEEEGVAGTHTAAKSYAAVAARAEIKDLRAAKLDLEAKLAEARRENKSLAEETHRIEGIFMQAREEVTIAELAAASAEKEVASLRTEVDRLEALLKAEKGEHELDKESHEKLAKEVDAVRQEKLKLEEEISALKASAAAATTKEREAAPAAEALKEGDIAWLGMAVAAAAGAAGTAAVILIYLRLKR, encoded by the coding sequence ATGCACGCGCTCCCATCAGATGGCGTGCGGCCGCGCCGCGACTCCGGGCATATAGGCCACCCGTCATTGAGGCGAGGCGGAACCTGCCTTTCTAGATATTTCTCAACCCCCTCAGCAAGCACAGCAGAAAAGGAGAAAGAAGCCTCCCCTTTCTCTCCTCTCCCCCTACCCCACCGCCGcaggccgcgccgcgccgccccaGCAATCCCACGCACAGAAACACCAAAGCCCAAAACCCACCACCGCCTCCCAATGGAGAACGGCGATGAAACCCTCGCCTCCCCCACCGCCGCCGAGAAGGCCGCGCTCAACGGCGGCGTCGCGGACGAGGAGCAGGTCCCCATCACCCACCCCGCAAAGTCCTACGCCGCGGTCGCCGCCGAGAACCCCGCTCCTAACGGCGGCGTcgcgaaggaggaggaggaagagggggTCGCCGGCACCCACACCGCCGCCAAGTCCTACGCTGCCGTCGCCGCCCGCGCCGAGATCAAGGACCTCCGCGCCGCCAAGCTCGACCTGGAGGCGAAGCTCGCCGAGGCCCGCCGTGAGAACAAGTCCCTCGCCGAGGAGACGCACCGCATCGAGGGGATCTTCATGCAGGCCCGGGAGGAGGTCACCATcgccgagctcgccgccgcctCTGCCGAGAAGGAGGTCGCCTCGCTCCGCACGGAGGTCGACCGCCTCGAGGCCCTCCTCAAGGCCGAGAAGGGCGAGCACGAGCTGGACAAGGAGAGCCACGAGAAGCTTGCCAAGGAGGTGGATGCCGTGCGCCAGGAGAAGCTCAAGCTCGAGGAGGAGATCAGCGCCCTGAAggcttccgccgccgccgccaccaccaaggAGAGGGAGGCTGCGCCGGCGGCTGAGGCCCTGAAGGAAGGGGATATTGCGTGGCTGGGGATGGCGGTGGCTGCGGCTGCCGGCGCCGCCGGCACGGCTGCCGTCATACTGATCTATCTCCGCCTTAAGAGGTAA